The following are from one region of the Methanospirillum hungatei genome:
- a CDS encoding RNA-binding domain-containing protein, with product MPIPTNDDILQLLDQLDHAIADNLESETLDFKPWNDSKNDMKVAIEYAVCFSNADGGVVVFGVSDKTLGRSNAIHGVKAYTLDTWRRGIFDGTTPHIHAEVEELTVPEGTGQLLIVRIPKGDNPPYGTTQGLFKQRVGKNCMPMDPAVFASSRVSTGAVDWSGQPVHGITFEDLDSFEIARARAILRSKNPESELLKMSDEPFLRGLEAIRGNNVTNTGLLLFGKSDIISALCPQNQVHYVHQPSETKVARNDLWRIGLLQIIEKIENIFSSPTNPEEEIQVGLFNLRIPAFPLDVVREVVLNAVTHRDYTNPGEVLIRHASQELVVTSPGGFIGGITLQNILRHESAPRNRTLANAFLKLRLVESAGTGRRKIFIPMLEYGKRMPHYEADSSHVTLHIFDGSFDHVMASLIARWHREGKDIGLDELIVLTHLKDHRFISTDDVSNILQLDRNMGIAALDKMSHPKRGILERKGHTKTATYYLAKPIAKELIGKVAYSKSKGIDPIRYPEMVRDYLQSHGVITNKECRQLLDLGDSDSAQVEASRHLKKWSGDDGFLVAEGKGSQRKYRLKGS from the coding sequence ATGCCCATTCCAACAAACGATGATATCCTTCAATTATTGGACCAATTGGACCATGCTATTGCTGATAATCTAGAATCTGAAACCCTGGATTTTAAACCGTGGAACGATTCTAAAAACGACATGAAGGTCGCTATCGAATACGCTGTGTGCTTTTCAAATGCGGATGGTGGGGTTGTTGTTTTTGGTGTTTCCGACAAAACCCTTGGGCGTTCGAATGCGATTCATGGTGTTAAAGCATATACTCTTGACACATGGAGAAGGGGGATTTTTGATGGAACTACTCCTCATATCCATGCTGAAGTGGAAGAACTAACAGTTCCCGAAGGTACTGGGCAACTTCTCATCGTCAGAATCCCAAAAGGGGACAATCCACCTTATGGAACTACGCAGGGATTGTTTAAACAGCGGGTTGGAAAAAACTGTATGCCCATGGACCCTGCTGTATTTGCCTCATCAAGAGTTTCAACCGGAGCAGTAGACTGGAGTGGGCAGCCGGTCCATGGTATTACCTTTGAAGATCTTGATTCATTCGAAATTGCAAGAGCTCGGGCAATATTACGAAGCAAAAACCCAGAGTCCGAACTTCTTAAAATGAGTGATGAACCATTTTTGAGAGGCTTGGAGGCTATTCGAGGGAATAATGTAACTAATACCGGACTCCTTCTATTCGGAAAATCAGACATCATCTCTGCCCTCTGTCCGCAAAATCAGGTCCATTATGTCCACCAGCCATCAGAAACCAAAGTAGCTCGCAATGATCTATGGAGAATTGGGCTTCTTCAGATTATTGAAAAGATAGAAAACATCTTTTCAAGCCCAACCAATCCAGAAGAGGAGATCCAGGTTGGCTTATTTAACCTCAGAATCCCTGCATTTCCTCTTGATGTGGTCCGTGAAGTAGTGCTTAATGCGGTAACACACCGTGATTATACGAATCCTGGAGAAGTGCTGATCCGGCATGCTTCTCAGGAACTGGTAGTCACCAGTCCAGGAGGTTTTATTGGGGGAATTACACTCCAGAATATCCTTCGTCATGAATCGGCCCCTCGTAACCGGACTTTGGCCAACGCTTTTCTTAAACTGAGACTCGTTGAGTCAGCAGGAACAGGAAGGCGTAAGATATTCATACCAATGCTTGAATATGGGAAACGAATGCCTCATTACGAGGCGGATAGTTCCCACGTAACCCTTCACATCTTCGATGGAAGTTTCGACCATGTAATGGCAAGTCTTATTGCCAGATGGCATAGGGAGGGAAAAGATATCGGGCTAGATGAGTTGATTGTCTTGACCCATCTTAAAGATCACCGGTTTATCAGCACTGATGATGTTTCAAACATCCTCCAATTAGATCGGAATATGGGCATTGCAGCCCTAGATAAGATGAGTCATCCGAAGCGAGGAATTCTTGAAAGAAAGGGACACACAAAAACAGCAACATATTACCTTGCAAAACCCATTGCAAAAGAGCTAATTGGAAAGGTTGCATATTCAAAGTCAAAGGGAATTGACCCTATAAGATACCCAGAAATGGTTAGGGATTATCTTCAGTCTCATGGAGTGATCACAAATAAAGAATGTCGTCAATTACTGGATCTTGGAGATAGTGACTCTGCCCAGGTAGAGGCATCACGACACCTGAAAAAATGGTCCGGAGATGATGGTTTTCTTGTTGCTGAAGGGAAGGGTTCTCAAAGAAAATATAGACTCAAGGGTTCTTAA